The region TAATGGGGAGCTTAATATCGCTTGGCGTTAATGTCGTTTGATGGTTGTGAACCAAGGAATCGCCGTGAATATAGTGAATGTTTATTGCCACCATATAAAGGCCAGTGATTGCCCAAATTAAAAATGGTACACCCAGCACCACCATTAGCCACTTATGCCAAACTCGGCTGAGCTGCTGCCAGCTTTTCTTGCGCTTGCTTTTCTTGCGCTTGCTTTGCTTGCGCTTAATTTGCTTACAGCTCGGCGGCAACTTTGTCGCCAACTTATCATGATTAAAAGTTGGCGATCTCGGTTCTATATTATTCTTTATAGTTTGCACTGATAATGATGGTTGATGACGTAAAGGGTGCTTTAGGTTTTAGGCGCAACTAACTGTTTATGCCCTTGTTTCTATGTCCTGTCCTGCGCCAAAGATAGTAAACAACAGGTAATACCAGCAAGGTTAACACTAGTGCCGATACCATACCACCCACCATGGGTGCGGCAATTCGTCGCATCACCTCAGCCCCAGTGCCACTGCCATATAAAATCGGCAATAAACCAATGATAATGGTAGCGACCGTCATCACCACAGGGCGAACCCGCATTCCCGCTCCTTGCAAAATCGCTTCAATAAGCATGTTATTGGTCATTAGCAGGCCGCGCTGGTGACATTTCTCAAATGCTGCTTGATAAGCTTGATTAAGATAAACCAGCATAATTACGCCAATTTCTACGGCTACGCCTGCTAAGGCAATAAAGCCAACGCCCACGGCGACAGAAAAATTAAACGACTCTAGGTAAATCAGCCATATACCGCCAATCATTGCCAGTGGCAGTGTTGCCAAAATAATCGCCACTTCGGTGAGTTGACGGAAATTTAAATACAGCAAAATAACGATAATCGCTAACGTCAGCGGCAATACATAAGTTAGTTTTTCCTGTGCTCTGGCCATATACTCATATTGTCCTGCCCAAGTGAGCGAATAGCCTGCTGGCAACGGTAATTCTTCGGCAAGCTTAGCTTTTGCGCTAGTCACATAACTGGCAAGATCAACACCTGGGTCAACATCAACAAAGACAATACCATTTAAGCGTGCATTCTCACTTTTAATGGCTGGTGGTCCTAATTTGATACCAATATTGGCAACATCGCCTAGCGCAATGTGTAAGCCACTACTCGTCACTACCGGCAAGCGCGCCAACTGCTCTGGCGAATTGCGGAAATCTTGCGGGTAGCGCAAATTGATCGGATAGCGCGCTAACCCTTCCACCGTTTGCCCTATGTTCATGCCACCGACAGCAATTGCCACCACTTGCTGAACCTCGGCGATACTTAACCCGTAATGCGACGCTTTGATGCGATCAATGTCGATATCAATGTAACGCCCGCCCGCAACACGTTCAGCATAAACAGAGGCTGTGCCTTTATGCTCACCTAACACTTGCTCGATTTGTTGGCCAAGTTGCTCGATCACCGCTAAATCACTACCCGCGATTTTAATGCCAACTGGCGTTTTAATCCCCGTGGCAAGCATATCGATACGGGTTTTAATCGGCATCACCCAAGCATTGGTTAATCCGGGGAATTTCACCAGTTGATCGAGTTCAGCGATTAAATCATCGGTGGTTATTCCCGCTCGCCACTGGCTTTGCGGTTTAAGCTGAATAAAAGTTTCAATCATGGTAAGCGGCGCGGGGTCTGTTGCGGTTTCAGCGCGACCGATTTTGCCAAACACGTTTTGCACTTCGGGAATGGTGCGAATAAGTTTGTCGGTTTGTTGGAGTAGCTCTCTGGCTTTACCAATCGACAACCCCGGATAAGTGGTTGGCATATACATTAAATCCCCTTCATCCAGCGAAGGCATAAACTCGCTACCAATTTGATTAACGGGCATAAAACCAATGTAAGTTACCACCAAGGCCGCTAATACCGTAGATTTTGGAAATTTAAGTACAGCGGTTAACACAGGCAAGTAAATAGCGATTAACACACGATTAATTGGATTTTTGCGCTCAGACACTACCTTGCCACGAATAAAATAGCCCATCAGCACAGGAATTAGCGTGATTGCCAAGCCCGCTGCGGCGGCCATGGCATAGGTTTTGGTATAAGCCAGTGGCGAAAACATGCGCCCTTCTTGCGCTTCCAATATAAATACAGGTAAAAAGCTTACGGTAATAATCAATAAACTAAAAAATAATGCTGGCCCAACTTCGGCAGCAGATTTTGCCACTACCTGCCAGCGAGCTTGCTTATCCAAAATGCCAGTTGATGAAGCTTTTTCCAGATGTTTGTGCATATTTTCAATCATCACAATAGCACCGTCAGTCATCGCACCAATTGCAATCGCAATACCCCCTAACGACATAATGTTGGCATTAATGCCTTGCCAATACATGATGATAAAGGCCACTAGAATGCCAATTGGCAGGCTGATAACCGCCACTACCGCAGAACGCAGATGAAACAAAAATACCGCACAGACCAGCGCGACTATCGCCAACTCTTCCAGTAGCTTTGACCATAGGTTTTCAACAGCACGTTCTATTAAATTAGCGCGATCGTAAACAGTGACAATTTCAACACCGTCTGGCAGCCCCTGCGTTAGCTCTTCAAACTTTGCTTTAACGCCAGCGATGGTTTGCTCCGCATTTTCACCAAAACGCATCACCACCACACCGCCAACCGTTTCACCTTCGCCGTTAAGCTCAGCAATACCACGGCGCATTTGCGGGCCAAGCTGAATATCCGCAATATCGCCTAACAGTAATGGTTTACCTTGATTGTTTTTGTCGGCAGGAAGACCTAAGGGAATAGCAGCTAGGTCTTGCTTCGATTGAATATAGCCACTGGTGGTAACCATATATTCCGCTTCTGCCATTTCAATGACGGATGCACCAACCTCTTGGTTACCCTGCTGTATCGCCATTTGAATATGACTGAGCGGAATATCGAAGGCACGCAACTTATTCGGATTTACCACCACCTGATATTGATTGACCATACCACCAATGGCTGCCACTTCCGACACGCCCGCAACCGCTTGTAGCTCGTATTTTAAAAACCAGTCTTGAATACTGCGAAGCTGGCTTATATCGTGCTGACCCGTTTTGTCTTGCAGCGCGTAAACGTAAATCCAGCCAACACCCGTTGCATCTGGGCCTAATTGTGGTTTTGCAGCGGCAGGTAAACTGGGAGTTACTTGTGACAAATACTCTAACACCCGCGAACGTGCCCAGTATAAGTCGGTATCATCGTCGAAAATAATATAAACGTAAGAATCACCAAAAAACGAATAGCCACGCACCGTTTTTGCGCCCGGCACCGATAACATTGCCGTGGTTAGCGGGTAAGTCACTTGATCTTCAACTACCTGTGGCGCTTGACCCGGATATGAGGTTTTGACAATCACTTGCACGTCAGACAAGTCTGGAATGGCATCCACAGGCGTTTGTTTTAGTGCAAACAACCCGCCAGCGACAAGCATCAAGGTTAATAGGAAAACCAATAACCGATTGTGAATTGACCAATAAATTATACGCGCAATCATTGGCTAGCCTCGCTAGCACCGATAGCGTTTATCTCTGTAACAACAAAATCACCAGCACGTATCTCAAAAGTAAAACGCACTTTATCGCCAATGTTTACTGCTGATAAATCCAAGTTATCACTAACGGTAAAATCCATGGTGGTGGCTGGTCGTTGCCACTTTTCAATCGCGTCACGTGAAATATTGATAATTGTTTGGGCATTTTCTGCGATGCTTTTTTCAGCATAAACGATGGCATTAACAATGCCGTTAACTGTGGCGGTAGGTACTGTGATGGTAAGTACTTTGTCATCAGCCATATGCATTGGACTAGAGCCTTCAGCCATCATAGTTAAGCCCTTTGCATTCATTCCAGCCCCCTCTGCTAGAGGTGACATACGCATAAGGTCAGATGAAACACTGGATTCTGAATCAATTAAAAACTGAGCGGAAATAACCACTTCATCGCCAGCCATTAGGCCATCAAGAATGGCAACTTGCTCGCCACTCACTTGCCCTAACCTAACGGCAACCGACTTAAACTGTCCGTCACCTAATGCCAATACCACACGATCTTGTAGCCCGGTGCGAATAACTGCCGATAATGGCACATTAACGGTCGGCTCACTTGGCGTTGCATCAATCGTAATTTGAGCAAAC is a window of Thalassotalea euphylliae DNA encoding:
- a CDS encoding efflux RND transporter permease subunit; this translates as MIARIIYWSIHNRLLVFLLTLMLVAGGLFALKQTPVDAIPDLSDVQVIVKTSYPGQAPQVVEDQVTYPLTTAMLSVPGAKTVRGYSFFGDSYVYIIFDDDTDLYWARSRVLEYLSQVTPSLPAAAKPQLGPDATGVGWIYVYALQDKTGQHDISQLRSIQDWFLKYELQAVAGVSEVAAIGGMVNQYQVVVNPNKLRAFDIPLSHIQMAIQQGNQEVGASVIEMAEAEYMVTTSGYIQSKQDLAAIPLGLPADKNNQGKPLLLGDIADIQLGPQMRRGIAELNGEGETVGGVVVMRFGENAEQTIAGVKAKFEELTQGLPDGVEIVTVYDRANLIERAVENLWSKLLEELAIVALVCAVFLFHLRSAVVAVISLPIGILVAFIIMYWQGINANIMSLGGIAIAIGAMTDGAIVMIENMHKHLEKASSTGILDKQARWQVVAKSAAEVGPALFFSLLIITVSFLPVFILEAQEGRMFSPLAYTKTYAMAAAAGLAITLIPVLMGYFIRGKVVSERKNPINRVLIAIYLPVLTAVLKFPKSTVLAALVVTYIGFMPVNQIGSEFMPSLDEGDLMYMPTTYPGLSIGKARELLQQTDKLIRTIPEVQNVFGKIGRAETATDPAPLTMIETFIQLKPQSQWRAGITTDDLIAELDQLVKFPGLTNAWVMPIKTRIDMLATGIKTPVGIKIAGSDLAVIEQLGQQIEQVLGEHKGTASVYAERVAGGRYIDIDIDRIKASHYGLSIAEVQQVVAIAVGGMNIGQTVEGLARYPINLRYPQDFRNSPEQLARLPVVTSSGLHIALGDVANIGIKLGPPAIKSENARLNGIVFVDVDPGVDLASYVTSAKAKLAEELPLPAGYSLTWAGQYEYMARAQEKLTYVLPLTLAIIVILLYLNFRQLTEVAIILATLPLAMIGGIWLIYLESFNFSVAVGVGFIALAGVAVEIGVIMLVYLNQAYQAAFEKCHQRGLLMTNNMLIEAILQGAGMRVRPVVMTVATIIIGLLPILYGSGTGAEVMRRIAAPMVGGMVSALVLTLLVLPVVYYLWRRTGHRNKGINS